The Rhodocytophaga rosea genome has a segment encoding these proteins:
- a CDS encoding sodium:solute symporter family protein, whose amino-acid sequence MELALLDWLIIAAFFVISLLIGLKYTKQAGQDTSHFFLGGRNLSWWIAGTSMVATTFAADTPLAVTELVATGGIAGNWLWWNMLAGGMLTTFFFAKFWRRANILTDIELIEIRYSGKPAAFLRGFRAIYMGIFMNALIIGWVNVALVAILQVFFNIPNEQSLWYVAAAMFIVVIYTSMSGLLGVAITDVVQFIIAMGGCIILAIIVVSSDEIGGITGLKEKLPSWSLSFFPNIGGKTTDGTASNLTTLTLSLGSFLAFVGVQWWAAWYPGAEPGGGGYVAQRMMSAKNERHAIIATLFFQIAHYCLRPWPWILVGLCSLVLYPELSVADKKLGFVMTMKDFLPVGLKGLLLVAFLAAYMSTISTQLNWGTSYLVNDFYRRFVKPDASEKSLVTASRVATLIMMLVALFATSRINSISAVWQFIIECGAGLGLVLILRWYWWRINAWSEITATLVPFIAYGVSKFVLGWTEPIIENPRSFFFTVGVTTISWLVITFVTQPTDRSVLASFYNKIKPDGAWGPFQQANSGSSGRIGILFVCWISSVVMTYSMLFLIGELIFMEWARVLIYLVIVVASAAVLFYTSSRIKIFED is encoded by the coding sequence ATGGAACTTGCACTACTGGACTGGCTGATCATCGCTGCTTTTTTTGTTATTTCACTCTTGATTGGATTAAAATACACCAAACAGGCAGGCCAGGATACCAGTCATTTTTTTCTTGGGGGCAGAAATCTTTCCTGGTGGATTGCGGGTACTTCTATGGTGGCTACCACCTTTGCCGCTGATACACCTCTGGCAGTAACCGAACTGGTAGCTACGGGAGGAATTGCCGGTAACTGGCTCTGGTGGAACATGCTGGCTGGCGGAATGCTTACTACTTTTTTCTTTGCCAAGTTCTGGCGGAGAGCTAATATTTTAACGGATATTGAACTGATTGAAATTCGGTATTCAGGCAAACCAGCTGCTTTTCTGAGAGGCTTTAGGGCGATCTATATGGGCATTTTTATGAATGCACTTATTATCGGCTGGGTAAATGTAGCGCTCGTTGCCATCTTACAGGTTTTTTTTAATATTCCCAATGAGCAATCTTTATGGTATGTAGCAGCAGCAATGTTTATTGTGGTAATATATACCAGTATGTCGGGTTTACTAGGGGTGGCTATTACCGATGTGGTGCAGTTTATCATAGCTATGGGAGGCTGTATTATTCTGGCCATCATTGTGGTAAGCTCCGATGAGATAGGGGGAATTACAGGTCTGAAAGAAAAACTACCTTCCTGGTCATTAAGCTTCTTTCCAAATATTGGCGGAAAAACGACAGATGGTACTGCCTCCAATCTCACTACGTTAACCTTAAGTTTAGGTTCGTTTCTGGCATTTGTAGGCGTACAATGGTGGGCCGCCTGGTATCCTGGTGCTGAACCCGGAGGCGGAGGCTATGTAGCCCAGCGGATGATGAGCGCCAAAAATGAACGTCATGCCATTATTGCCACCTTATTCTTTCAGATTGCCCATTATTGCCTGCGTCCCTGGCCCTGGATTCTGGTGGGTCTCTGCTCTCTTGTGTTATATCCTGAACTAAGTGTGGCAGATAAAAAATTAGGTTTTGTGATGACCATGAAGGATTTTCTGCCGGTCGGACTGAAAGGCTTGCTGCTGGTGGCTTTCCTGGCAGCCTATATGAGTACTATTTCTACCCAGTTGAACTGGGGTACCAGTTATTTAGTCAATGATTTTTACAGGCGCTTTGTAAAACCAGATGCCAGCGAAAAATCTCTGGTGACTGCTTCCAGAGTGGCTACACTGATTATGATGCTGGTGGCTTTGTTTGCTACTTCCCGTATTAATTCTATTTCAGCTGTATGGCAGTTTATCATAGAATGCGGTGCCGGACTGGGGCTTGTCTTAATTTTACGGTGGTACTGGTGGCGTATTAATGCCTGGTCCGAGATTACGGCGACTTTGGTGCCTTTTATCGCCTATGGCGTTTCTAAATTTGTATTAGGCTGGACAGAACCTATCATCGAAAACCCGAGAAGTTTCTTTTTCACCGTAGGGGTAACCACCATATCCTGGCTGGTAATCACGTTTGTGACACAGCCAACAGATAGGTCAGTACTGGCTAGTTTTTACAATAAGATCAAGCCAGATGGAGCCTGGGGGCCTTTTCAACAGGCCAATAGCGGAAGTTCAGGCCGTATCGGAATTTTATTTGTTTGCTGGATCAGTTCGGTGGTTATGACCTATTCTATGCTTTTTCTGATTGGAGAACTCATTTTTATGGAATGGGCAAGGGTATTAATCTACCTGGTTATAGTCGTTGCCTCAGCCGCTGTCCTTTTTTACACCTCCAGCAGAATTAAAATTTTCGAAGATTAG
- a CDS encoding succinylglutamate desuccinylase/aspartoacylase family protein, whose translation MDKVVINGINIPREKTVQINITISQLPSHTVIDLPVFVMRGKEDGPSLLLTAGIHGDEINGIEVIRRLLVEGVLMPDKGMVIAIPLVNVYGFIYNSRNLPDGKDLNRCFPGSPNGSLANRVAYILMNEILPHVDYGIDFHTGGSRITNYPQIRCVLSQDVNRELAAAFGAPYIVNSNLIDKSFRKEAARMGKTILVYEGGESLRLDEFAINLGKDGIRRLMQYLEMKNYRQKPQVSVVLQTTTWLRAKISGIFNCFVEYGTAVRKNQPLANITDPYGNTQMIMKSPHDGYVIGLNNMPVVNAGDALIHLGV comes from the coding sequence ATGGATAAAGTAGTAATCAATGGCATAAATATTCCCAGAGAAAAAACGGTACAGATTAATATCACCATTTCTCAATTACCGTCCCATACCGTAATAGACTTGCCTGTATTTGTAATGAGAGGTAAAGAAGATGGCCCTTCTCTCTTGCTTACTGCTGGTATCCATGGTGATGAAATTAATGGCATTGAAGTAATACGTAGGCTGCTGGTAGAAGGTGTGCTGATGCCTGACAAGGGTATGGTGATTGCTATTCCGCTGGTAAATGTATACGGATTCATTTACAATTCCCGAAATTTGCCTGATGGCAAAGACCTGAATCGTTGTTTTCCTGGCTCTCCGAATGGATCTCTGGCCAACCGGGTAGCTTACATTCTGATGAATGAGATACTTCCCCATGTTGATTATGGCATTGATTTCCATACAGGAGGCTCCCGTATTACCAATTATCCCCAGATCCGGTGTGTACTCAGCCAGGATGTAAACCGGGAACTGGCAGCGGCCTTTGGTGCTCCCTATATCGTTAATTCCAACCTGATTGACAAATCGTTCCGTAAGGAAGCAGCCAGAATGGGAAAGACGATTCTGGTATACGAAGGCGGCGAATCTCTGCGTCTGGATGAATTTGCCATCAATCTTGGAAAAGATGGGATCAGGCGGTTAATGCAATACCTGGAAATGAAAAACTACCGGCAAAAACCTCAGGTTTCGGTGGTACTGCAAACCACTACCTGGCTTCGGGCTAAAATCTCAGGCATCTTCAACTGTTTTGTAGAATACGGAACCGCTGTCAGGAAGAACCAGCCTCTGGCAAACATCACCGACCCTTACGGAAACACACAAATGATCATGAAAAGCCCTCATGATGGCTATGTGATCGGGCTCAATAATATGCCTGTGGTGAATGCCGGCGATGCATTGATTCATCTGGGAGTATAA
- a CDS encoding TetR/AcrR family transcriptional regulator, whose protein sequence is MSKSERTKKFIIEKAAPIFNTKGFAGTSLSDLTEATGLTKGSIYGNFENKEEIAIHVFKYGVARMKQAMEIKLDTVAQPSQQIYAFLDFFLEYVFEPPVSGGCIILNTAVEADDNQPVLKKHVSQQLTSLIKYVQSLLEGTSIDWEQKYEYKPETLSYAIFSSIEGAVMISRVQNNIRPMQQVVSYWKKQLKQLETQ, encoded by the coding sequence ATGTCTAAATCGGAACGGACAAAAAAGTTTATCATCGAAAAAGCAGCGCCCATTTTCAATACTAAGGGCTTTGCCGGTACTTCTTTGTCCGATCTCACAGAAGCAACTGGTTTAACGAAAGGGAGCATTTATGGCAATTTTGAAAACAAAGAAGAAATAGCTATTCATGTTTTCAAATATGGTGTAGCCAGAATGAAACAGGCTATGGAAATAAAGCTAGATACAGTAGCTCAGCCATCCCAGCAAATCTATGCTTTTCTGGATTTCTTTCTGGAATATGTTTTTGAACCTCCTGTAAGTGGTGGATGTATCATATTAAACACGGCCGTAGAAGCAGATGATAACCAGCCTGTTCTAAAAAAACATGTTTCCCAGCAACTCACTTCCTTAATTAAATATGTACAGTCGTTGCTGGAAGGAACTTCCATTGATTGGGAACAAAAGTATGAGTATAAGCCCGAAACTTTATCCTATGCTATATTTAGCTCGATTGAGGGCGCTGTCATGATATCTAGGGTACAAAATAATATCCGTCCCATGCAACAGGTGGTTAGTTACTGGAAAAAGCAGCTTAAACAATTAGAAACCCAATAA
- the fabF gene encoding beta-ketoacyl-ACP synthase II: protein MKIRKVVVTGLGALTPLGNSYQAFFSQLLAGKSGAAPITKFDTTHFKTKFACEIKNFIPADHFVVKELRKMDLYSQYAMVTATEAMSVSGLDLQKINLDRFGVIWASGNGGFKTFEEQIAEFTLNNNVPRFNPFFISRMIANMAGGLISIKYGLRGINYSTVSACASATNAIIDAYNYIKWGKADFFITGGSEAPVTQASIGGFNAMKALSTNNDNPQIASRPFDKERDGFVMGEGAAALVLEEYEHAISRGATIFAEVAGGGMSADAYHMTATHPEGMGAYLGMKAALEDAEIPASEIDYINAHATSTPLGDVSELKAIAKLFQEHAGKLHISATKSMTGHLLGAAGAIEAVASILSVYQNAIPPTINTSEVDPEIPSGFNLTLGKAVAKEVNYALSNTFGFGGHNATAIFKKHTD from the coding sequence ATGAAAATCAGAAAAGTCGTTGTAACAGGTTTGGGTGCGCTAACGCCCCTGGGTAATTCATATCAGGCATTTTTCAGCCAGTTGCTGGCTGGCAAAAGTGGAGCTGCTCCCATTACTAAATTTGATACTACCCATTTCAAAACAAAATTTGCCTGTGAGATAAAGAACTTTATTCCAGCTGATCATTTCGTTGTGAAAGAGCTTCGGAAAATGGATTTGTACAGCCAGTATGCGATGGTAACGGCTACGGAAGCGATGAGTGTATCGGGCCTTGATCTGCAAAAAATTAATCTGGATCGGTTTGGGGTTATCTGGGCATCGGGCAACGGAGGATTCAAAACATTTGAGGAGCAGATTGCTGAATTTACCCTCAATAACAATGTACCCAGATTTAATCCTTTCTTTATTTCCCGGATGATTGCCAATATGGCTGGCGGATTAATTTCTATTAAATATGGCCTCAGAGGCATCAATTATTCAACAGTTTCGGCATGTGCTTCCGCTACCAATGCGATTATTGATGCGTATAACTATATTAAATGGGGAAAAGCCGATTTTTTTATTACCGGCGGTTCTGAAGCGCCAGTTACCCAGGCATCAATTGGGGGCTTTAATGCGATGAAAGCATTATCAACCAATAACGACAATCCACAAATAGCTTCCCGGCCATTCGACAAAGAAAGAGATGGATTTGTGATGGGAGAAGGAGCAGCTGCTTTGGTGCTGGAAGAATATGAGCATGCCATAAGCAGGGGTGCGACCATTTTTGCAGAAGTAGCAGGTGGAGGTATGTCTGCGGATGCTTATCACATGACGGCAACCCATCCGGAAGGAATGGGCGCTTATTTAGGAATGAAAGCAGCTTTAGAAGATGCAGAAATTCCGGCCAGTGAGATTGATTATATTAACGCCCATGCAACCTCTACGCCCTTAGGGGATGTATCTGAATTAAAAGCGATTGCCAAATTGTTTCAGGAGCATGCCGGGAAACTTCATATTAGTGCGACCAAATCTATGACCGGGCATTTATTGGGAGCTGCTGGTGCCATTGAGGCAGTGGCAAGTATACTATCTGTGTACCAGAATGCCATTCCTCCGACCATCAATACGAGCGAAGTTGATCCGGAAATACCCTCCGGCTTCAACCTGACATTAGGGAAAGCTGTGGCAAAAGAAGTGAATTATGCCCTAAGTAATACGTTTGGTTTTGGCGGACATAATGCAACAGCTATTTTCAAAAAACACACTGATTAG
- a CDS encoding isoamylase early set domain-containing protein: MSIKKKFLKGKPVVKITFEVAKEIANSAKSVSLVGEFNNWDPSASPMKSTKEGKFSTTVDLESGKEYQFRYLIDETRWVNDSEADKFVPTVYGDSDNSVVVV, from the coding sequence ATGAGTATTAAGAAAAAATTCCTCAAAGGCAAGCCTGTAGTGAAAATCACTTTCGAAGTAGCGAAAGAGATAGCAAATTCTGCGAAGTCCGTTTCTCTGGTAGGAGAATTCAATAACTGGGACCCTTCTGCTTCTCCAATGAAATCCACAAAAGAAGGCAAATTTTCAACAACTGTAGATCTGGAAAGCGGCAAAGAATACCAGTTCCGCTACCTGATTGATGAAACCCGCTGGGTAAATGATTCTGAAGCTGACAAATTCGTTCCTACTGTCTACGGCGATAGCGACAACTCTGTAGTAGTTGTATAA
- the eboC gene encoding UbiA-like protein EboC (EboC, a homolog the polyprenyltransferase UbiA, belongs to system of proteins involved in the trafficking of precursor metabolites to an extracytoplasmic compartment so that the biosynthesis of certain natural products, such as scytonemin, can be completed.), whose translation MRAYLQLMRPANIITAMADIMAGFAGSGLITEIIVHWEKFPFPTVLPLLLLSTIGLYGGGVVFNDVFDAKLDAIERPERPIPSGRATLQGAIFLGVGLLLLGVLAAFMVSAISGIIAILISALALLYNKYGKHHPFLGPINMGACRGGNLLLGVSAFPDALHEWWFIALIPIAYIAAITSISRGEVHGGNKSALLLAFILYSLVILSIAVLGLIQSSQSYKWLQVLPFLALFAWLIFPPLSRAWKDLKPQNIGKAVKAGIIALIVMDAALAVSFGVWWYGLLILLLLPVSRFLARQFAVT comes from the coding sequence ATGCGTGCATATTTACAATTAATGCGGCCTGCCAATATTATTACAGCTATGGCTGATATTATGGCCGGTTTTGCAGGCTCAGGCTTAATTACTGAAATTATAGTTCATTGGGAAAAGTTTCCTTTTCCAACGGTTTTACCTCTATTACTACTTTCAACCATTGGCCTGTATGGTGGAGGAGTAGTATTTAATGATGTATTTGATGCCAAACTGGATGCTATAGAAAGACCAGAAAGACCTATACCCAGTGGAAGGGCTACTTTGCAAGGCGCTATTTTCTTAGGAGTAGGTTTATTACTATTAGGAGTACTTGCAGCTTTTATGGTGTCTGCCATCAGTGGAATTATTGCCATCCTCATTTCTGCCTTAGCCCTTTTATATAATAAGTATGGCAAGCATCATCCTTTTCTAGGGCCTATCAATATGGGCGCATGCAGGGGCGGGAATTTGCTGCTGGGTGTAAGTGCTTTTCCGGATGCGCTTCATGAATGGTGGTTTATTGCCCTGATTCCGATCGCTTATATTGCTGCTATTACTTCTATCAGCCGGGGCGAAGTACATGGAGGAAATAAATCTGCACTCCTGCTGGCATTTATATTATATAGCCTGGTTATTCTTAGTATTGCAGTTCTCGGATTGATACAAAGTTCACAATCCTACAAATGGCTACAAGTATTGCCTTTTCTGGCATTATTTGCCTGGCTAATCTTTCCACCGCTGAGCCGGGCATGGAAAGACCTTAAACCTCAGAATATCGGGAAGGCCGTGAAAGCCGGTATCATTGCCTTGATCGTAATGGATGCTGCCCTGGCTGTGAGTTTTGGTGTATGGTGGTATGGCCTGCTGATACTGCTGTTACTGCCGGTATCCAGGTTTTTAGCCCGTCAATTTGCCGTAACTTAA
- a CDS encoding dipeptidyl-peptidase 3 family protein, giving the protein MKNFLPSIAFIAILMLGSCSGKQTETENQQQASQIQPADISTTMKARLSKYVSVRLNASLLSLTAKEKQMLPLLIEAAQVMDELFWMEAYSNKDSLLQAITDLEQKQYVQINYGPWDRLENNESFIKGVGQKPDGAGFYPADMTKEEFEQANLPDKKSQYTLLRRNTDGKLGTVPYHVAFKNQVDKAAGLLRQASQLAEDAGLKKYLSLRADALLTDNYQPSDLAWMSMKNNTLDVVIGPIETYEDRLFGYKAAHEAYVLIKDQEWSKRLAKYAAFLPELQNGLPVKDAYKKEMPGTDADLNAYDVVYYAGDCNAGSKTIAINLPNDEEVQLKKGTRRLQLKNAMQAKFDKIMIPIAEMLIVSEQRKYIDFDAFFANTMFHEVAHGLGIKNTINKKGTVREALKEHSSALEEGKADILGLYMITQLHKKGELQGDLKNYYTTFMAGIFRSVRFGAASAHGTANMIRFNFFKQKGAFERDSSGTYRVNFDKMQEAMNELSETILTLQGDGNYTEVGKLVSEKGKIDAELQTDLDRLSKAQIPVDVVFEQGKEVLGLQ; this is encoded by the coding sequence ATGAAAAATTTTCTTCCATCTATTGCCTTCATAGCTATTCTTATGTTAGGAAGCTGTTCAGGTAAACAAACTGAAACTGAAAATCAACAACAGGCATCTCAGATCCAGCCTGCTGATATCTCTACCACCATGAAAGCCAGACTTAGCAAATATGTATCTGTGCGGTTAAACGCTTCTCTTTTGAGCCTTACTGCCAAAGAAAAACAAATGCTCCCTTTATTGATTGAGGCAGCCCAGGTGATGGATGAGCTTTTCTGGATGGAAGCATACAGCAATAAAGATTCTTTGCTTCAAGCCATTACTGATTTGGAGCAGAAACAATATGTGCAAATAAACTATGGTCCCTGGGACAGGCTAGAAAACAACGAATCCTTCATTAAGGGTGTTGGACAAAAGCCGGATGGAGCTGGTTTTTATCCGGCAGATATGACCAAAGAAGAATTTGAACAAGCGAATTTGCCGGACAAAAAAAGCCAGTATACCTTACTGCGCAGAAATACCGATGGAAAATTAGGAACTGTACCTTATCATGTAGCTTTCAAAAACCAGGTAGACAAAGCCGCCGGTTTGCTTCGCCAGGCTTCCCAACTGGCAGAAGATGCCGGTTTAAAAAAATATCTTTCCCTACGGGCAGATGCCTTACTCACCGATAATTATCAGCCCAGTGATCTGGCCTGGATGAGCATGAAAAATAATACACTGGATGTGGTGATTGGCCCTATTGAAACCTATGAAGACAGGCTTTTTGGCTATAAAGCGGCCCATGAGGCATATGTACTGATAAAAGACCAGGAATGGAGCAAACGCCTGGCAAAGTATGCTGCCTTTCTGCCGGAATTACAAAATGGTTTGCCGGTAAAAGATGCCTACAAAAAAGAAATGCCCGGCACTGATGCCGACCTGAATGCCTATGATGTGGTATATTATGCCGGAGATTGTAATGCAGGCAGTAAAACCATTGCTATCAACTTGCCCAACGATGAAGAAGTACAGTTAAAAAAAGGAACCAGACGACTGCAACTAAAAAATGCCATGCAGGCCAAGTTTGATAAAATTATGATACCCATTGCTGAAATGTTGATTGTTTCGGAACAAAGGAAATACATCGACTTTGATGCTTTTTTTGCCAACACCATGTTTCATGAAGTGGCGCATGGATTAGGTATCAAAAATACAATCAACAAAAAAGGAACGGTGAGAGAAGCCTTAAAAGAACATAGTTCTGCGCTGGAAGAAGGCAAAGCGGATATTCTGGGTTTGTATATGATTACCCAGTTACACAAAAAAGGCGAGTTGCAGGGAGATCTTAAAAATTACTATACCACCTTTATGGCAGGCATTTTCCGGTCGGTACGATTTGGAGCAGCCAGCGCCCATGGAACAGCCAATATGATCCGGTTTAATTTTTTCAAGCAGAAAGGAGCCTTTGAACGGGATTCTAGCGGTACTTACCGGGTGAATTTTGATAAAATGCAGGAAGCCATGAATGAATTATCCGAAACCATACTCACCTTACAAGGCGATGGAAACTATACTGAAGTTGGCAAATTAGTAAGTGAAAAAGGAAAAATTGATGCAGAATTACAAACTGACCTGGATCGCCTGAGTAAAGCACAGATTCCGGTAGATGTAGTGTTTGAACAGGGGAAAGAGGTTTTAGGATTACAATAA